A region of Crenobacter cavernae DNA encodes the following proteins:
- the ruvX gene encoding Holliday junction resolvase RuvX gives MPDSTILGFDFGERRIGIAMGAAEVGVATPLVTIDTPSNDERFTAIAKLIAEWQPGALVVGLPTHADGTEHEMTRLSHKFAQRLKGRFALPVWLVDERHTSLLAESMLNDAGVRGRKQKTALDQVAAMAIVQTWFEAGGEAV, from the coding sequence ATGCCCGACTCCACTATCCTCGGCTTCGACTTCGGCGAGCGCCGCATCGGCATCGCGATGGGTGCCGCCGAAGTCGGCGTCGCCACGCCGCTCGTCACGATCGACACCCCGAGCAACGACGAGCGCTTTACGGCCATCGCCAAACTGATCGCCGAATGGCAGCCGGGCGCGCTGGTGGTCGGCCTGCCGACGCACGCCGACGGCACCGAACACGAGATGACCCGCCTGTCGCACAAGTTCGCGCAGCGCCTCAAGGGCCGCTTCGCGCTGCCGGTGTGGCTGGTCGACGAGCGCCATACCTCGCTGTTGGCCGAGAGCATGTTGAACGACGCCGGCGTGCGCGGCAGGAAGCAGAAGACGGCGCTCGACCAGGTCGCGGCGATGGCCATCGTCCAGACCTGGTTCGAAGCCGGCGGCGAAGCGGTGTAA